The following DNA comes from Chromatiales bacterium.
GCCGGCTGCGATATCTGGTGCAACCTTGTAAAGGTTACTCATGGCTTCGCCGCAGATTTCCAATACGCGCTCGACTGCCGCTTGCGTCTTTTCATCAACCAGGTACTGCTCAAGGCTGATTCCAGAAGTGAAACGGATGGCCGACCCAGCGTAGTGCTCAATATCCTCAAGATAAACGCCGGGGTCACGCTGCGGCATACACCGGTGCCTTGCTGTGCTCGATGTAATAGCGCAATCGACGATTGCGAACCGCCTTCAGTTCCACAAGATCTACAGTCCGTCCAAACAAGGCTTCGAGCGATTCCTTGAGTCGCATGAAATTGCTGAAGCTGCTTGCGCTACCCGGTGCAAACTCGACCAGCACATCGATATCACTGCGAGCCGGATCGAAGTCGTCCCGCAAGATGGACCCGAACAGTTCCAGCTTGTGAACGCCATGAAGGCGGCACAAGTCGGCAATTGCCTTGCGGTTTTGCTCGATCAGTGGATGCATGGGCCAATTCTACGTTGTGTCACGATGGCGACAATAGCCCCGGTACCTGGAGTTGCGGGGCTCTGCGAGCTGCAATTGGGGCTATTCCGCTGAAAGCACGACTATTGTGGCTCCCATCCAGGTGTCTGTCAGTTCAGGGTGGTAACCCGTATCATTTCATCATTCGTTTATAGACGACCACGGGTCTGCTGTGGTACATCACTGGGTACGGCGCTGGTGGCACGAATTTCGGAGCGTTTGATGAAGAAAAAGAGAACGGGAACCGTCAGGCCGCATCGCCAGGTGATGGGCGAACTGCTGCGCGCAGATCCCGATCTGGCCATCGAGATGCTCAATGACACCTTGCGCGATGGCAAGCCGGAGGAAATCGCCGTGGCGGTCCGGCGGGTGGCCGACGCGTTCGGTGGGCTGCCGCACATTGCGCGGCGCGTGGGGGTCAATGTGACGCAGGCCTACCGGTCCCTGTCGCGGCATGGCAACCCGTCGTTTCGCACCGTGCATGCGGTGCTCCGCGAGGCGGGCCTGGAAATCTCGGTTCGGCTGCGGGCGTAACCAGTTCACGCTTCGGGAGCGTTCCAGAGACCACGCGGGAAGCCCAAAGCCTAGCTCTCATCCAGCAGCGCGACAAAATCCGTTCTTCGCTCCTCGCGCGCTTCGTCATCGTCATCCAGGTACCAGACTGCGTCATGGGTGTCGTCGGCCCATGGCCTTTCCGTTATCAGGTAGCCAAGCGCATTGATGACGAAAACTCCGGGGGAGGCATACCAGTTGTCGTCACGATTGAACCCATATTCATCAAGGTCTTCGCCCTCAGATACCGTCCATACATGCTCAATGGGCAACGATCTGGCTTCATCGTGGCAGTACAGATCGCCGTTTGGCTTTGCATGCGCGCCCCAGTGCGCAACGAAATCCTGCTCAGAAATGAAGTCGTATCCACTTATCTTCATGACGAGACTCCTGCGGTGTTTGCGCCTTCCAGACGACTCCTGTGACGAGTCACGAAATCGATCTCTGGAATAAACTTGTCCGGCAAGGAAATTGAAGTACCTTCAATCGACCAAAATACCTCGCGCAAGAACTTGTCTCTTGTCGTCTTCAGTTGCTCCGATAGCACGATACGATAGTCGTCAGTCAAGGAGAACAGGTGGCTATCGAAAGCCTTGTCGTGTATTGCAGAAAGGCATAGGCCGTTACCCGGATGCAAACGGATAGACGCGTCATCTCTCCAGGGAACGATATGACTTGCGACGAGAAATCGTCCATCGCTGACTCCGGAAATACAACACTTGTTGCCATAGCTGCTTAAGATGGCGCGGCGAAAGAATGCCTGGCCAATGCGCTGCCGTACCAATGCCTCGCGAGTTTCTCCCGAATAATCTGCTTCGGTATCACGATCAGCAGCTGGCGGTATTTTGTCGCTCCTCGCGGCCAGCAGGCGTGATCTCAGCAACTCGCACTCATCAATTAGTTGCTCCCAGTTGGCATGGAACTCTCTCCATACTTCGCGATCAAGAGCAGAAGCATTACTCAGTCCGCTCCGCCCACTTTCGCGGATTGCCGGGTCGAGACTGGCGATGTTCACGCATTTCATCGCAAGAGCACCTGGCGTACGGCCGATCAAGTTTGCCAGCTCTATAACTCTCTTGTTTTTGCCGTGCAGTTGGCCAAAAGGGGTCTCGCAATAGAATTGGAAAGCGAGCAAGGTCTGCTCTCTCGACCAATTGGCTGACCGTCTTGCGCCTTTCTTAGGTGATTTGGCCGCGTCGCTCATTCATTCACCTCGGGCATCGGCTATTGTTGCCGAATGTGCCCCAATACTAAGCTGCGGGCTATTCGGCATCAAAAGGGAGACCCTCATGCGTAACCTCACAATCACCCTCGCCGCACTCGCCATCACCGCCTGCGGTAAACCCGCAGAACCACCCGAACCGAAAGCCTATGACCCGGCTTCGGATGTGATCGGCGCGCCCTTGCACGAGGCACTCGACAAGGCTTCCGGTGTCGAGGACCTCAACGCCGGGCGCAAGAACGAGCTGGACGAGGCGATCGACGCCGGCAGTTCAGGGGCCGAGTAGCCGCTTCGCCTTACCAGCCGAGGACGCGGCCATCCTTGTAGTCGAGGAACTGGCCGTTCTGTTTGATGGTCAGGCCGTCGATGACCTTCAGCATGGCGCTCACGCTCTCGGCCGGTTCGATGGCACCCGGCTGGCGAATGTTCTTGCCATAGCCGAACTCACCCGGTGCGGGCTCGGTATTCACGGAGCCGGGTGACAGTGCGATGGTGGTCACGCCCTTGTTCTTCGTTTCAAAGCTGAACGCGTAGACGAGCATGTTCAGCGCCGCCTTGCTGGCGCGGTACTCGAACATGATCGGCCCCTTCGGACCCTCGGTGAAAGACCCGCCCTTGCTGGAGATGAACACGATCTTTTTCTGCTGCGAGGCCGTCACGTTGGGCAGAAAGGTGCTTGCCACCTTGATCGCGCCGAGGGCATTGGTCTCGAGACTGTTGCGCGCGACGGCGTAGTCGATCATCTCCGCCTTGCCGCTGAAGGCGGTCTTGAGGCGCGGGGTGATCGCGGCGTTGCTGATCAGCACATCGATCGGCTGATCCTTGTAGCGGGCCGCCAGCGCGTCGATGCCCGGATGATCGGTGACATCCAGTTTTTCGATCACGACGCCGGGATGGTCCTTGGCCAGCGCCTGCAGTTCCGTTGCGTCGTCCGGATTGCGGGCTGTCGCGATCACATTCCAGCCGCGTGCGGCGATCTGCTGCACATACTCGAGGCCGATGCCGCGATTGGCGCCGGTGATCAGTACGGTGGGCTGATCCGGCTTGAGGCCGGCGAGGCTGGCCTGTGCGACGAGGAGGAGGGCGCAGCCGATCAGGCGGGTGAATGTGGTACGCATGGATGAATGATCCTTTCGGTCGGGGCGAACGATGCCGCCAGTATAAGGACCCGGCCGGCCGGCCATGCAGGATCGGCGCAAGACGCCACGGAGTGGATCGCGCCTGCCGCGTGCAGCCGGCCCCTGTTCAGGGCGGCGGGTGCCGGCGTTCCCGCAATTGCTGGCGCTGCTCCGGCGTCAGGTCGCGGAAGCGCTGGCGCAGGCGTTCACGCTGTTCCGGCGACAGGTCCTGGAATCGCTGCTGCGCATTCCGCAGTCGCGCGCGCTCTTCCGGTGGCAGCCGGCGGAACCGCTGGAAGCGCTGCCGCGCGCGGGCCTGCTGTTCGGGGCTCATGCGACGCCAGGTCTGCATCCGATCGCGCATTCCCTGTTGCTGTTCAGGAGTCAGGCTGTTCCATCGCTCGGCGCCGCGCAGCAGTTTTTGGCGGCGCTCTTCCGGTATGGCTGGCCATTTGTCAGCCAGCGGTGCGAGCAATTCCTGCTGCCGTGTCGTGAGTTCCGCCCATTCCTGCGCGAGTACCGGTTGCAGGTTCGCGGCAAACAGCAGGCAGCAGAGCAGGATGCGCTTCATGTGGGCTGCTCCTCTGCTGCTTCCTGGCTTAGCCACTCGTAGAAATCGAGGTTCTCCAGCAGGTCGAGGGTTTCGTCAGCGTCGCCTCCGCCGGTTAGCGGTTCGTCGGTCGCCGGGCTGATGATTTCGTTGTTGCCGGCGGCAGCCAGCAGGGTGCTTTCAAATTCTGCCGCTGCGGGCTGCCCGGTATCGGCCGGTTGCCTGAGAGCGACAGCCATGACGATCGCTGCCGCGCCGGCCGCTGCCGTCACAGCCAGCCAGCTTCCCCCCCAACGTGGCTTCCGGTGGTCGCCAGCTTCAAGTACGCGATTGCGAGCCGCATGCAGTCTGGCGAGCGTGGGCGCATCGAGGTGCTCTTCGCTGCCGCGAAGCTGATCCTGCAATTGCTTTTCGAGATCGTTGCTCATGTTCTCAGCTCGCCGTATCTGCTGTCAGCGTGGCGCGCAGACTGTGCAGGGCGCGTGAATAGAGGGTCTTCACCGTGCCTTCGGTACAGCCCATCGCGGCAGCCGCTTCAGCCGTCGAGAAGCCTTGCCAGCAGCGCAGCATGAAAGCCTGCTGCTGGCGCAGCGACAGCGCATTGATCGCCGCTTCGACAGCTGCAAGGTTCTGCCCGATGTCGACCAGCTCATCCGGCTGTTGTCCGGCAGGCATTGGCAGGCTGTCCATCGCGTCGTCGTTATCTTCCACACTGCTGCCAAACCAGCGGTCAAAGATCTTCCCGCTCTGCCGCTGCTGCCTGTGCCAGTCGGTCATGGCATTGCCCAGAATCCGGTAGAACAGGGGCGTCCATTCCGCTGCAGGTCGGCTCCGGTAGGATCTGACCAGCCTCAGCATGGCGTCCTGCACGATATCGAGCGCCGCGTCGGCATCACCGGTGCTGATGCGCGCCATCCTGAAGGCCCGGCGTTCCACACCGGCCAGAAAGCTGTCGAGCGTGTCAGTGGTGCCCAAAGGTACATGGCTCTTGTCTGAACTGTGGTCAATGCTAACCCGCAGGTCACGGTCTGCTGTTGTCATATAGTCCGGTTAAACGCTTGGGTGGCCAGGTGGTTGACGTGGGTCCGGCATGAAAAGACATCCGCTTCTCGCTTATATCGCGGTGGCCTGGCTGTGGACCTGGGTGACGATCTTGCCTCTGCTGTTGCAGAAGCGCGGCCTGGTCGACTTCGGCCTGCCGGATGCCTGGGAGGTCATCGGCGCCTTCGGGCCCTGCATCGCGGCCTGTGTGGTTCTGCGTCACACCGAAGGGCGGGGTGGCCTTGCCGCCCTGTGGCAGGGCCTGAGCCGATGGCGTCTGGGTGCGGCAGGCTGGGCACTGACACTCCTTTCACCACTGGCATTTCTGGCGCTGGCTGCCGGGCTGACCGTCCTGCAGACCGGTACGCCGCCATCATGGCAGGCGCTGTCCACCGGACGTCTGGGCAGTCTGTCGGAAGTCCTCGATCTGGTTCTCGTCGCGGCACTGCTGCAGGCGCTGGGCGAGGAACCCGGCTGGCGAGGCTACCTGCTGCCGAGGATGCTGAATCGCTTCAGGATACTGCCGGCGACCCTGCTCCTGTTTCCGGTGTGGTGGTTGTGGCACCTGCCATTTTTTCTAAGCCGGCCGGCATTCGGGCTGGCGCAGTTTTTCGGCTTTGGTTTTGGAATCCTCTGCGCGTCGGTCTGGCTCAGCTTCCTGCGTGAACGGACGCGCAGCATTCTTGCGGCGGTGGTCTGGCACGCAGTGCTGAACATCACCCGGGGCATCGCCCTGGGCTTTTCCACCGGGATGTTTCTGGCCTACGGGATGGTGGTGGCGGCCGGCGCTGCGCTGATCGTGGGCTGGTGGCTGATACGAGGGACCCGGTCGGGATCCACGCAATAATGGCCTCGAATCCGTTGCCCCCTGTTTGTCGAAGTGCACAGAAGGGGCACATTCCGCAATAATGGCCAGGCATGCAGATGACAACACCAGACAGGTTCTCGGCTGATCTTCTCGAGCGCAGCGCCTCCGGTTATGCCGGCTTCGCCGCGGCGCTGATGCTCGAGCGTGATCCGGCCATGCAGGAGCGCGATGGCGCCGGTGCACCGGCCGCGTGGCGTTCGCACCTGACCCAGCGTGTGCTCGATCTGGCCGCAGCCCTGTCGGCAGGTGAGCCGCAGCTCTTTACGGGCCGGGTGTTGTGGACGCGCAAGGCCTTCCGCGCCCAGGCGCGGGACGAGGCGGACATCCGGCGGAGCATCCAGGCGCTGCGCGATGTGCTGGCCGAGCGACTCCCGAAGCCGGCGCTCGACGCGCCCCTGGCCTGTCTCGACGCGACACTGGACGAACTCGCCGCGCCCCCTGGCGCACCGGAGCCGACTGAACTGGATCCGCAACGTCCAACGGATCGCCTGGCCCTCGAATATCTGCAGAAGATCCTCGAGGGCAATGCGGCCGAAGCGGTGCGTCTTGCCAGCAGCGCGGTGGCCAACGGTCTCGGCCCGCAGGCGTTGTACATGCAGGTGCTGCTGCCGGCCCAGCGTGAAGTCGGGCGCTTGTGGCATGCCGGCGAACTGAGCGTCGCCGAGGAGCACATGGTGACGGCGGTTACCCAGCGTGCGATGGCAGTGGTGATCAGCCAGGCCGCACCCTTGCCCGCCAACGGGCACACGGCCGTCGTCGCGGCGGTATCCGGCAATGTGCACGACATCGGCCTGCGTGCGCTGGCCGACATGTACCAGCTGGCCGGCTGGCGCGTGATCTACGCGGGTTCCGATGTGCCGATGCTGGATCTGCCGGCGCTGCTCGGCTTTTATGAAGCCGATCTGCTGATGCTGGGGGCGACCCTGGTCACGCATATACCCCGTGTGGAGCAGGCGATCGCCGCGATCCGGGAACGCTGCGAGCGTCCGGTACGTATCGTGGTCGGTGGTGCGGCTTTCGACGACGCGCCCGATCTGTGGTCGCGCATCGGCAGCGATGGCTATGCCGCCAGTATCGATGAGGCCCTGGCGCTCGGTGCCCGGCTGGTCGGCATCAGCTGATACTCAGCCCCGCCGTGTACGGCGGAGCACGGCACGTCTTCCGGCAAGTTGCAGGGCCAGCACCGCAAGGCTGCAGAGGCCGAGCACGATCAGCCATATCCCGGTGCGAAACTCGATGTACTGAAACGCCAGGCCGTGTGCCGCAGTCAGGGCGAACACGCCATAGGCCCAGCGTTGCAGGAACTTCCAGCGTTGTGCGCCGAGTACGCGCAATGCCAGGTTGCTGGAAACGGCCAGCAGCAGCAGGCAAACGATGCCGATGAGGTAGCCGCTGATGATGCTGGCCTGTCCGACCGGAAACGACAGCGGCTGGTTATCCGTACCGTTGATGTAACGGCCGTAGTACACGGGCGTCATCACCACGACGGTTGCGGCAAGCAGATGTGCGAGCGCGGTGATTGCCGCCCAGATGCCGAGATCCCTTCGCAGCAGGGAATTGACTGTGGGCTGTCCGCCATGCAGTACCCGCCACGGCCCGATGCACAGTGCTGCTGCCAGCAGCGCGAAGCACAGCCAGGCGGTGAGCAGGCTCAGCCGGGCTGTCGCTTCTGTCGGTTCACCGGCATACCAGGTTGCAGCGCAGAGCGCCGCAACGACCACTGACATCCCCAGATGCCGCCAGATTCGTGTCATTGTGCGCCGGCGGGCGCCAGCCGGCAGTCGGGCTTGTCGAACACCAGTTGCACGGTGCCGATCGCACGCTCCATGAAACCCGCTTCGCAATAGAGCAGATACCACTCCCACATGCGGATGAACTCGTCCGGATAGCCGAGACGGCGGACTTCCGGCAGGCGCTGGAGGAAACGCTCGCGCCAGATGTGCAGCGTGCGTGCGTAGTCGAGGCCGATTTCCTGCATATGCGTCAGCTGCAGATCGGTCATGCGCGAAACCGCAGAGCTGATCGAAGTGATCGATGGCAGGGCCCCGCCCGGGAAAATGTACTTTTGTATGAAGTCCACCGCATGCCGGGCCCGTTCGTGATAGCGATCGGCGATGGTGATGGACTGCAGCAGCATGCGGCCGGCCGGTTTGAGCCGCTCGCTGCAGATCCGGAAGTACTGGTCCACAAAACGGTGGCCGACCGCCTCGATCATCTCCACCGACACGAGCTTGTCGAACTGGCCCTGCAGATCGCGGTAATCCTGGCTCAGTACCGCGATGCGATCGGCGAGTCCTGCCTCCTGCACCCGACGCTGTGCAAAGCGGAACTGGTTTTCCGAGATCGTGGTGGTCGTGACCCGGCAGCCATGGTGGCGCGCCGCATGGATGGCAAGGCCACCCCAGCCGGTGCCGATTTCCAGCAGGTGATCGCCGGCTTTCAGTTCGAGTTTGCGGCAGATCAGGTCGAGCTTGTGCAGGGAGGCCTCTTCGAGTGTTGCGCCGGCGTGCGGAAAGACGGCCGCCGAGTACATCATCGCCGGATCGAGGAACAGGCTGAACAGTTCGTCGCCCAGATCGTAATGGGCGTGGATGTTGCGCCGGCTGCCCGCACGCGTATTGCGGTGTCGCCAGTGAGCGAGACGCAGCAGTGTGCTGCCGAAGCGCGCCATGCCGGATTCAATCCCGTCCATCGCTTCGCGGTTGATGACCAGCAGGCGCATGGCCGCGAGCAGATCGTTGCTGCTGAACTTTCCGGCCATCCAGGCTTCACCGGCACCGATGGTCCCGCCGCTGGCGATATCCAGCCAGGCAGACAGGTCGTGAATCCGCACGCTTGTGTCGATGGCTGCAGGACCGGATGTCTGCCCGAAAACGGCCGTGCCCAGCGCATCCTGGATGTGCAGCCGGCCGTGGCGCAGGGCACGCAAGTGCCGATGCACGGCGCGCCGGGCCAGGCGGATGGCGAGGCCCGTGTGCTGCGCGGTGGAGTTGCTCTCCACACTGTCAAAGGTGTCGTCGAAATCGTTCATGCGGCCTTCCGGTTCTCTGGACGATCGTATACCGGCGCGCGCTTGCGCCATAGTTTCAGTGCCTGCCAGTGGATCAGGCTGGCCACCCGCAGGGTGGCGAAGGGGTCGGTGGCAAGCACGCGGGCCAGCGAGGCGGAACTGATGGCCTGGCGTTCGAAGCTGAGGTGGGCATCGAAACGCCGGGCACCATCGCGCCAGTTTTCCAGTGCCAGCGCCAGCCGTTCGCCCGGTGGCGCCAGCTTGCAGACGTAGCGCATGTCCAGCGGCATGAAGGGCGAAACGTGAAAGGTCTTGGCGAACTCGAAGCGTATGCCGTTGTTGGCGATCGGCCGACCGCCGGTCAGTACATAGGGGTGCATCTGCCGCCATGGCATGTTGCTGACTTCAAGCACCACCGCTTCCAGGGTTCCGTGTTGATCGAAACAGTAGTACGCGCTCATCGGGTTGAAGTTGTAGCCAAAGTAGCTGAAGTGCGTCAGCAGCCGGATCGGACCGGCCGGCCGGAAGCCGGCCTCGGCTTCCACCAGGTCGCGGATCGTGCGCTCCAGTGGAATGGCCGCATCACCACAGTGATCGCTGCGTCTGAAGCGGGCGGGGGCGGGGCGGTGTGCCGACCAGAACCAGTAGCCGTCAAACAGGTGATCGAGTTCCGCCAGGTCCACATACATCATGAACAGCTGGTAGCGGAAGTCGTGGCGCACGGGATGAAAGCGCCGGTGGCTGACCTGACCCTGATAGATGCAGCTGTGCATGCTCAGGCTACCGCCTGTGTTTCGGTCGTGGTTTCTGCCGCGGTCCCGTCCAGGACGAGGCCGGTGATTCGCGTGAAAGCATCGCACACGGCGATTGCGCTGCGTACCCCGTCTTCGTGGAAACCATAACCCCACCAGGCGCCACAATAGTAGCTGCGATTCACGCCGTTGATCTCGGCGTGCCGCTGCTGGGCCGCGATCGTCGCGTGGTTGTACACCGGGTGCATGTAGTTGAGTCGCTCCACGACAGCCCGCGGATCCACGGCGCCAGTGTCGTTCAGGGTCAGCAGAAATTCCCGTGGGCCGGGCAGCGACTGCAGGCGGGTGAGGTCGTAGGTCACGGATACGCGACCGCTGTCCTGTGTGCTGCTGCGATGGTAGTTCCAGGCTGCCCGGGCACGCCGGGTGCGGGGCATCAGGCTTGCGTCGGTGTGCAGTACCGCTTCGTTGTCCTGGAATGAAACGGCGCCGAGTATCTCGCGCTCGGCCGTCGATGGATCGCGCAGCATGCTGAGTGCCTGATCGCTGTGACAGGCCAGCACGACGTGGTCGTAGCTGGCTTCCGCCCGCCCGCGTGCCTTGATCACCACCCGGTCGGCATGCCGCTGCACCCACTCGACCGGGGTATTGAGCAGCAACCGGTCGCGAAGCGGGGTGATGATGGCGCGCACATATTCCCGCGCGCCGCCGCTCACCGTCATCCACTGCGGTCGCCCTGTGGTCTGCAACAGCCCGTGGTTGCTGAAGAAGTGCCCGAAATGGCTGGCGGGAAAGTCGAGGATGCGTGCCGGTTCCGCCGACCAGATGGCACCGGCCATCGGCAGCAGGTAGTCGTCGAGCATGGGACCCTTGAAGCCGTGCTGGTCCAGGAAGTCGCCGAGGGTCCGCTCGGGTGGCGCCGCCAGCAGCTCGCCGCCGAGACGGTTGAAGCGCAGGATGTCGAGCAGCATCCGGTAGTGGGCCGGGCGCAGCAGGTTGCGGCGCTGGGCAAAAATCGCGTTGAAGTCGGTATCGCCGCGATATTCGACGCCGCTGTCTGCACAGCGAAAGCTGAAGCTCATGTCTGCGGGCTGATATGCCACGCCCAGGACGCGCAGCAGCCTTGTGAAATGGGGGTAATTCCGCTCGTTGAAGACCAGAAAGCCGGTATCCATGGCAAGACGCTGCCCGTCCATCGCCACATCGACCGTATGGCTGTGGCCGCCGGGCCGGCTGTCGGCCTCGAAAATGGTCAGCTCGCAGTGTCCGGACAACCGATGGGCGGCATACAGGCCCGAAATGCCGCTGCCGATAATCGCTACGCGCACGTGAATCCCCCTGCAGGGTTATGGTTGCATAGAATGTGATTCGTTGCTGGTGTGCAGCCGGATGCACTTTTTCTGAATCAGATTTGCACCTGGCGACGAATCCCTGTTGCCACCTGTACGTGGCCTGATGGAGAGATCGCTGATGCCTGCCATGCAAACGAGCTTCAACGGATGCCGCAGAGGCCGGTGCGGACTGCTTTTACTGCTCACCGGCGTGGTGGCTGGCTGCGGCGGGTCGCCGGTACCCCTGCCGGAACTCAACGCCTCCTATGAGCAGGCGCTGGCGCGCACCGCGCCGCTGGCGGTCGTTCACGAGCCCGGCAGCGAGGCACAGCGGGTGGCGTTCGATCGCCTGCAGGCCTACTTCAGGGACATGACGGCAGCCTCGGTCCGCGAGCAGACGGCCAACGTCTATGCGCCCGAGGCCTATCTCAATGACACCCTCGTGGGTATCAATGGCGTGGCAGGCATCCAGGCCTACCTCGGGCACACGATGGAGGACACCCGGAAGCTGGATGTCCGCTTTCTGGATCGTGCCCAGTCCGGCATCGATTACTTCGTGCGCTGGGAGATGACCGTTGAACACGGGTCGCTCGCCGGCGGCAAGCCGGTGCTGAGTTATGGCGTCACGCAGTTCCGGTTCGACAGCGAGGGACGCGTCTTGCTGCACAAGGATTTCTGGGATTCAGGCACGGCGCTTTATGAGCAGCTGCCGGTGCTCGGCAGCGTTGTCCGCCGCGTGCGTGCCGCCGCCGAAGCGGGGGCGGAATAAACATGCTGATTGATTTGTGCGAGCGCGGCCTGGTTCCGGATCTCATCACCCGCGCCGGCATGCGACGGCTGATGGCCAGTCGTCTGGTGCAGGAGTCGGCCGATCGCGGGCTTGCCGAGGCCGAGCAGTTTCGCCGCCGGCTGGCCGAGCTGCGCAGCAGTCCGGTGGCAATCGAGACCGACAAGGCCAATGAGCAGCACTACGAGGTACCGGCAGCATTCTTCCGTCAGGTGCTCGGTACGCATCTGAAGTACAGCTGCTGCTGGTACGGTGAGGGTGTGCAGGACCTTGATGCGGCGGAAGCCGCCATGCTGCGCCTCAGTTGCGAGCGGGCCGAGCTCGCCGATGGCCAGCGCATCCTCGAGCTGGGCTGCGGCTGGGGTTCACTCACGCTGTGGATGGCAGCGCACTATCCGCGCAGCCGGATCACCGCGGTATCGAACTCGGCGTCGCAGCGCGAGTTCATCGTCGGGCAGGCGCGTGAACGCGGCCTTTCCAACGTCGAGGTGATCACGGCCGATGCCAATGCGTTCAGTACGGACCAGCGCTTTGACCGGGTCGTTTCGGTCGAGATGTTCGAGCACATGCGCAACTACGCCACGCTGATGGGACGCATTGCCGGCTGGCTGCAGCCGGGTGGCAAGCTCTTCGTGCATATCTTCTGTCATCGCACGCTGATGTATCCCTTCACCACCGGCGACAGCTACGACTGGATGGCAAAGTATTTCTTCAGCGGCGGGTTGATGCCGGCCGAATCGACCCTGCTGTATTTCCAGGAGCAGCTGAAGATCGAGGAGCAGTGGCGTGTGCCGGGCACGCACTATGCGCGTACGGCGAACGACTGGCTGGCCCGTCAGGACCGCAATCGCGAGGCGGTGATGGCGGTCCTGAGACAGGCCCATGGGCCGGCCGACGCGCTGCTCTGGTTCAACCGCTGGCGCATGTTCTTCATGGCCGTCGCCGAGCTGTTCGGTTATGCGCGTGGCACCGAGTGGTTTGTCGCCCATTACCGCTTCGCGCGGCCATGAGTCCGGCATGAACAACCTGTTGCCGCTCGCCCTGTCCGGTTTCAGCGCAACGCTCACGCTGATGCTGGTTGCATGGCTGATCAGTCTCCGCA
Coding sequences within:
- a CDS encoding HNH endonuclease, producing MSDAAKSPKKGARRSANWSREQTLLAFQFYCETPFGQLHGKNKRVIELANLIGRTPGALAMKCVNIASLDPAIRESGRSGLSNASALDREVWREFHANWEQLIDECELLRSRLLAARSDKIPPAADRDTEADYSGETREALVRQRIGQAFFRRAILSSYGNKCCISGVSDGRFLVASHIVPWRDDASIRLHPGNGLCLSAIHDKAFDSHLFSLTDDYRIVLSEQLKTTRDKFLREVFWSIEGTSISLPDKFIPEIDFVTRHRSRLEGANTAGVSS
- a CDS encoding ferric reductase-like transmembrane domain-containing protein, which encodes MTRIWRHLGMSVVVAALCAATWYAGEPTEATARLSLLTAWLCFALLAAALCIGPWRVLHGGQPTVNSLLRRDLGIWAAITALAHLLAATVVVMTPVYYGRYINGTDNQPLSFPVGQASIISGYLIGIVCLLLLAVSSNLALRVLGAQRWKFLQRWAYGVFALTAAHGLAFQYIEFRTGIWLIVLGLCSLAVLALQLAGRRAVLRRTRRG
- a CDS encoding SDR family oxidoreductase, with amino-acid sequence MRTTFTRLIGCALLLVAQASLAGLKPDQPTVLITGANRGIGLEYVQQIAARGWNVIATARNPDDATELQALAKDHPGVVIEKLDVTDHPGIDALAARYKDQPIDVLISNAAITPRLKTAFSGKAEMIDYAVARNSLETNALGAIKVASTFLPNVTASQQKKIVFISSKGGSFTEGPKGPIMFEYRASKAALNMLVYAFSFETKNKGVTTIALSPGSVNTEPAPGEFGYGKNIRQPGAIEPAESVSAMLKVIDGLTIKQNGQFLDYKDGRVLGW
- a CDS encoding B12-binding domain-containing protein, coding for MTTPDRFSADLLERSASGYAGFAAALMLERDPAMQERDGAGAPAAWRSHLTQRVLDLAAALSAGEPQLFTGRVLWTRKAFRAQARDEADIRRSIQALRDVLAERLPKPALDAPLACLDATLDELAAPPGAPEPTELDPQRPTDRLALEYLQKILEGNAAEAVRLASSAVANGLGPQALYMQVLLPAQREVGRLWHAGELSVAEEHMVTAVTQRAMAVVISQAAPLPANGHTAVVAAVSGNVHDIGLRALADMYQLAGWRVIYAGSDVPMLDLPALLGFYEADLLMLGATLVTHIPRVEQAIAAIRERCERPVRIVVGGAAFDDAPDLWSRIGSDGYAASIDEALALGARLVGIS
- a CDS encoding CPBP family intramembrane metalloprotease, whose amino-acid sequence is MKRHPLLAYIAVAWLWTWVTILPLLLQKRGLVDFGLPDAWEVIGAFGPCIAACVVLRHTEGRGGLAALWQGLSRWRLGAAGWALTLLSPLAFLALAAGLTVLQTGTPPSWQALSTGRLGSLSEVLDLVLVAALLQALGEEPGWRGYLLPRMLNRFRILPATLLLFPVWWLWHLPFFLSRPAFGLAQFFGFGFGILCASVWLSFLRERTRSILAAVVWHAVLNITRGIALGFSTGMFLAYGMVVAAGAALIVGWWLIRGTRSGSTQ
- a CDS encoding addiction module antidote protein, with product MKKKRTGTVRPHRQVMGELLRADPDLAIEMLNDTLRDGKPEEIAVAVRRVADAFGGLPHIARRVGVNVTQAYRSLSRHGNPSFRTVHAVLREAGLEISVRLRA
- a CDS encoding nucleotidyltransferase domain-containing protein, yielding MHPLIEQNRKAIADLCRLHGVHKLELFGSILRDDFDPARSDIDVLVEFAPGSASSFSNFMRLKESLEALFGRTVDLVELKAVRNRRLRYYIEHSKAPVYAAA
- a CDS encoding DUF3106 domain-containing protein — protein: MKRILLCCLLFAANLQPVLAQEWAELTTRQQELLAPLADKWPAIPEERRQKLLRGAERWNSLTPEQQQGMRDRMQTWRRMSPEQQARARQRFQRFRRLPPEERARLRNAQQRFQDLSPEQRERLRQRFRDLTPEQRQQLRERRHPPP
- a CDS encoding RNA polymerase sigma factor; this translates as MTTADRDLRVSIDHSSDKSHVPLGTTDTLDSFLAGVERRAFRMARISTGDADAALDIVQDAMLRLVRSYRSRPAAEWTPLFYRILGNAMTDWHRQQRQSGKIFDRWFGSSVEDNDDAMDSLPMPAGQQPDELVDIGQNLAAVEAAINALSLRQQQAFMLRCWQGFSTAEAAAAMGCTEGTVKTLYSRALHSLRATLTADTAS
- a CDS encoding class I SAM-dependent methyltransferase, whose amino-acid sequence is MNDFDDTFDSVESNSTAQHTGLAIRLARRAVHRHLRALRHGRLHIQDALGTAVFGQTSGPAAIDTSVRIHDLSAWLDIASGGTIGAGEAWMAGKFSSNDLLAAMRLLVINREAMDGIESGMARFGSTLLRLAHWRHRNTRAGSRRNIHAHYDLGDELFSLFLDPAMMYSAAVFPHAGATLEEASLHKLDLICRKLELKAGDHLLEIGTGWGGLAIHAARHHGCRVTTTTISENQFRFAQRRVQEAGLADRIAVLSQDYRDLQGQFDKLVSVEMIEAVGHRFVDQYFRICSERLKPAGRMLLQSITIADRYHERARHAVDFIQKYIFPGGALPSITSISSAVSRMTDLQLTHMQEIGLDYARTLHIWRERFLQRLPEVRRLGYPDEFIRMWEWYLLYCEAGFMERAIGTVQLVFDKPDCRLAPAGAQ
- a CDS encoding DUF86 domain-containing protein produces the protein MPQRDPGVYLEDIEHYAGSAIRFTSGISLEQYLVDEKTQAAVERVLEICGEAMSNLYKVAPDIAAGIPHARNIVGFRNILAHGYAELDHNKVYDIAVRYAPDLLAATREQLKLFPDPSAP